AAAAATTACGGTGTCTTTTTTAGAGGTTTCAAAAACATTTAAACCATGTTTATCATTTGCCCGAAAAAACTGAAGTTGTGGCTGCTGTGCTTTTAAAGAAATAGAAAGCGTACTAAATATTAGAAGTATTATAATTCTCATTCTTAAGATATTAATCGAGGTATTTAAGGTGCTACATGCCCCCTATTATTGTATATAAGTAACTGAAAAATAGAGCATTATATCATCTCCAGTTTTCATAGCTCCTAGCAGAAAACTTGGCGGTTTTACGTTATAGTCTGTCATCTTTAGTTTATATGAACCCTTACAGCTGACCGCTCCATTCTCTTTTACTACAGCGTGTACATCCATTACAATATCTTTTGTAACACCTGCCACACTAAGCTTGCCATTGGTTTTTAGTAAGAAGCCTCCTTTCTCTTCTGAAATTTTGACAGAGCTCAGTTTATAACCAATCTCTTCATATTTATCTGCCTTTAAAGCCTCATAAGCATTCTTATCTAAACCCTTATTGTCGCTCTTTAGGTCTTTTACCCTAAGGTCAAATGATAGAAACTTGATAGACGTAAGTGCTATTTCTGTGCTTTTTTTGAAAATAAATTGTGCTTCGCCTGAAACCGAACCTGCTTTCATTTCCCAATCATGTAGTGTAGAAGTACCCTTAAGTCTTATGTCTTCTGAGCTATTTTTTTGCACATGATAGATAGCTTGTGCGTAGCATATATTTGTAAGCCCTATGAGTACAATAAGACTTAAAGCTGTTATGTTTTTTTTCATTTTGTTGATTCGAAATCCCATTCCGTTTTTTTAAGCCAATTTTCCAGACTTATCCTTTCAAGTATTAAACTTGTGTTGATGTTTACTTTAAGCAACAGTGCTATTCGACAATTTTCTTAGCATTTATTGATTGTACGTGAAGGTCTTTCATTATAATTTGAGACCATTACATAGTTACATCTATGTCTTACACAATTCACATTCTCC
This sequence is a window from Arcticibacterium luteifluviistationis. Protein-coding genes within it:
- a CDS encoding YceI family protein; this translates as MKKNITALSLIVLIGLTNICYAQAIYHVQKNSSEDIRLKGTSTLHDWEMKAGSVSGEAQFIFKKSTEIALTSIKFLSFDLRVKDLKSDNKGLDKNAYEALKADKYEEIGYKLSSVKISEEKGGFLLKTNGKLSVAGVTKDIVMDVHAVVKENGAVSCKGSYKLKMTDYNVKPPSFLLGAMKTGDDIMLYFSVTYIQ